From the genome of Setaria viridis chromosome 1, Setaria_viridis_v4.0, whole genome shotgun sequence:
TATTAGGCAGCATGTATACCAAAACATCTTTAAAACTTGCACCAAAATAAAATGTTGGTCATCTTGGATGGTACTCCATAGTACTAGCTCCCTTCCTACGTCTCTGCTACTGCATGCATTTTGTTCTGTACAAGCTCGTTGGGACTCGATCGCTTGACACGTGTGCTCGCAGCCCTCTAGTGTTCCTGATGAGCACAGAGGTTGGGCACTGGTGATGCAGACTCCAGCACAGAGATGGGCGGTTGGCGAGGGCCGGCGGGCTGTCCCTGTATCGACAGGCTCAAGCAGCTGGACATGTCCTCTGCCATCGCCGCGCCTTAGCTTAAACACCCCAACTAATCACGCAATCATACGCCCGGCCTGCTCCTGCTAATCCGCATGCCAAGTCGATCACCAGCCTTTCTAATTCGTTCTACAGGTCACAAAGTACAAAAGGCTCGAAAAAAGGGTGAGTGGTGGGTGTGCATGATGATATGATGCGGATCGcaccttcattttttttttcatctgaaTTTGCATGGCCTTTCTTGGAAGGAGGATCTCTTGGGAGCTCGCTGTTGGCAACATGTGCCCACCACAATGGCAAACCAGTATATTTTGCCGCGTTAAAACTATAGACATGCAAATAGTAGATCAAAGTTAAACCATAGACATGCAAATAGCAGATCAAAGTCACGAGCAATTTTCCAGGCATCAAAAGCAGTTCAAGACATTTCGAAAATAGGAAAGGATAGCTGCAAATCATCAGGCGAGTGGCGGCTGGGGTGATTTCTGGTGGTCAGTGACGGCCGATGATGGAATCAAGGTCGGTAGTTACCGTTTGCTCATGCTGTCACGAATGCtcactgaaaaaaaataaaacaccgTTTGCATGACGCGTATTGTTGTTTTGTTCCTCCATGTGGATTTTTCCTCGTAGCTTAGCGTTCTCCTTTTATTTTGTACTTTAGCCAATCTGTTATCTTTATTCCCTCTTGTTAACATAAACAGCAGTTTTTTTCTGTCCGTTTCGTTTCATAAAAAAGAATGACGAGGCAAAAATATCGTGTGTTCCTAAGAATTCACGTGGCATCCAGGCGCAAGTGATGAATGGCCCCACTTTCATATGCACGATaactaacaaaagaaaaaaaacatgctaTGCCTGCCCAATGCTCTTTTGGTGCTAGTATTTCTTTATTGGTCTTTGGATGATGCACCATTACTTGGACCAAATTGTTAAAATGATTTTTTTGGAGATGGATGGGTCATGACAAGAGATGACATATAACAGGAAAAATAAATTGATGAAAAAATTGGTTTTGAATTGTTTTTACACATTAACTGTAAATTACGAGTTGATCATTTATGCGCTTGTATTATCCAAACacctgttctttttttttttgaacgaacccAAACACCTGCTCTTGAGCACATGGGGCTGTCAATATCTTTCCGCACTTGTAAACTCGCTGTCGTTGGCACAGTAACACGGTTTATTATTGGCCATGTCCAATGAAACTAAGTTTTCTACGTCCTCCTATTAAAAGTATATAAGTTTTTTTAAGGGATAGAAGTATATTTAAGTTAAACTAAGTTTGTTGTAAGTCAAACTTATTGGAATCGACCATCTACATTTAAATTCTATATAAACTGACAACACAAGATTAgtattattagatttatttATGAGAACTATCTTATTTAAGATTATAGTAACTTTCTATAAATACCAATATTCAAACACAAAAGAAATTTGACTTGGAGAAGCCTACCATCCTACACGGATTTACTCGATGATCAGAGGAAAATGGAAAGAAAATGTTTTTAACTCGAGGAAAATATTTGTATTGGAGCATCTCATTTCAGAGATACAAAAGTCAGAGACGCAGCTGGGCCTGAGCTGATGAGAGCTGCAGGCTGAAGCAGGCTCTTccaccctttctctctcctctcgcaAGAAGACGAGGCAAAAGAGAGAAACAAGGAGCGTTTCGTTTTAACTCCCGAGGCAACGCACCAACCAGCCCAGGCAGCTCAGCCTcggctccctctccctctctctctctctctctctctgggggACGGCCCTTGGTCTTCGTGTGCTGCTGCCCGCGTTGTCGGGGaggcgccgccacgccgcgcacctagcgccgccgcccgagccagTAAGTACCAGTAGGTTTCTGCCAAGAACGACcaggcccgccggcggcgccgctctCTGGCTGGCAgcgacgcggcgcggcgccTCTGCTTGCTCCATGCTTGACGAGCAGTGAAGCTCCCGCGTGGCCTCGCGAGACCATGAAGCAGTCCCCGGCGAGCTCTGGTGTCgctcccgcggccgcggccgcctccgccggcggggCGCCACCCGAAGGTACCTCTTTTACCTTCCTCTTGCCgcgcgcgtcgccggcggcgacaggcggAGCGCCGGAGAAATTGGTAGTTCGACTTTGAGCGCGTGTTCTGCCGGAGTTCAGAAAGGTGCCTCCTTTTTCGGTGTTCTGTTGCtgacgccggccgcggcggcggtggtttgCGCAGGGGAGCGGAAGGCGCCGGCGATCAACGCGGACCTGTGGTACGCCTGCGCGGGCCCGCTCGTGTCGCTGCCGCCGGTGGGCAGCCTCGTCGTCTACTTCCCGCAGGGCCACAGCGAGCAGGTCAGAGCTTCTTCTCCTTGTAACGGAATGCTCTGTAGTTGTAATATGTGGTGATGCTTCGGGATATCCTATGGGATTCTCTGATCAAAATTTTCCAATTGCTTTATTGATTTCTTGTCCGTGTTCTCTGGTTCTCATGGTTTTTTATACCTACAATCTGTAATTTTTATTCCGGCGTTTTCAGGTGAAAGTTTCTGTTTTTCCGGGAGTTCTTTGGTTGCAATTGCTTCATGTTGAGGTTTATCGCTAAAATGTTTTGCTAGTGTTAGAGGGACATAAGGTCGCTATTGGTGCAGTAATAAGAAACCATTTTTTATTTAGTGTGGAACCTACTAATTGTTGCTAAGTTAACTGAATTAGTAGGTTTCCCATAATCTGCTTTGCAACCAGATTTTTGGTGAAAATTCTTCATCTGTATCCTTTTGGAACAAGAGGATTCCCATTGTTCTCTACACGTGTGAAGATTTCCGTAGTTGCTAATATCCTGCAGTGCAAGAACCTGCTATTAGGCTCATTGCCGAAGTGGTTGGAATTGGAACTATTGGGCGCCTGCTTGCTTCTTTCTTCTGTTGGTTTTTGGTGTGCTGTGTACTATTTCCTTGTAAGGAGTTTGGTGTACACGAAGCATCTTCTGGACATGTGGGTTGCTTGCATTTTTGGTCCCGGGATAGTAATTTCCGTTGCATCTGCTTAAGATTTGGCATTGGAATAAcatgtttcaacattttctgtATATAGTGCTCTAGTTACAAAACAAAGTGAATCGATTCTAAATCCAAAAACTAGTATGGGGAGGCCTATATTTTTAGAAAGATGGGAAAATAAATTCGTTTTCatgtttcaaaagaaaagtaTAGGAAATAAAACCTTTCTTATTTTTATGGCATTTGGTTGCGATGCACATGATGATAGAGATCAGGGTACTTACAAAGGGTTTATCTAAGAAAAAGTTTACTCATGCGGTGCTCCTTTTAATCCGCAGACTACTTTTCACTTCATTTTTTAGTCAAACTGCAGAAAGGGTTTGCAAAAGGGGAAGCATGTTTGAATGGGTGTACTTTCTTAATCATTTCATGAAATGATCCTTTATTGAAAACAATATACTGATGAGTCTTCACACTACAGTTCGATTAACAGCCTCAAAGATAAATATTTGCTCATGTGCTGTACTGATTGTAACGTGATAATGAACATACGGACAGAAAGTAGTGGTATATCAACCGAAAGAATTACTGAATATTGGTCCACCTACTTGCTGCTTGGTTCATCTGGCTGCTATTTTTTTATTGCTTGAGAAATTgagattaagaaaaagaacTTACCTTGAATTTGATTCAATATGAATACTCTTTGCTTTCTTCGGAAAAGAGTGTATATGTTTGAACTTAGTATCTTTCTGATTCAGGTTGCAGCTTCTATGCAAAAGGATATTGATGCGCATGTGCCAAGCTATCCAAATCTTCCCTCGAAGTTGATATGTCTTCTTCATAGTGTTACTTTGCATGTAATCTACACAGTTCCTTGCTTATTCTTTTTGACATATAGCTTGCAATCACCAAGTTCAAAAGCCATATCGCTTTCATTCTCAGGCCGATCCAGACACTGATGAGGTGTATGCGCAGATGACTCTTCAGCCAGTGAACACAGTGAGCATCTAGAATTTGTGGTTTCCCCCAAAAGTCCTTCATTTGTTCCAATGCCCTAAATCCATGGCTTTGACTTATGTTTAGTATGGAAAAGAGGCCTTACAGCTATCTGAGCTTGCACTAAAACATGCAAGGCCACAGATGGAGTTCTTCTGTAAGACACTTACTGCAAGTGATACAAGTACACATGGAGGTTTCTCTGTGCCTCGCCGTGCTGCTGAGAAGATATTACCTCCACTGGTATGTAGGCATCGAATATCTAGCATTGCTGCAGCAAAATACTTGCTCTTTTATCAACTTCATAGTGCTGTTGTAATATTTTTACTATCCTGGTCTGTTCTATAGGACTTCAACATGCAGCCTCCGGCTCAAGAACTGCAGGCCAGAGACATACATGACACTGTGTGGACATTTCGCCATATATTTCGAGGTGGGGAAAATGTAGCACTTTTTGTGCTACAAAATGACAGTACAAGTAGGACCGTTCCAGTTTTTATGCTAGTATTTCCCCCTGAAACAAGGAGTTTCATGCAAGTTTGAAGACCTTGCATATGGTCCTTTATGTTCTGAGCGATCTGCAAAAAGACTGTTACTGTTGATAACATTAGATGCCCTCAGACTGTAAATGCAACGTTAACTACTGATCATTAGATGTCCTTTACTCTTAATCATTTTGTACTTGGATATAATCAGGCCAGCCCAAAAGACATTTACTAACTACTGGCTGGAGCCTTTTTGTGGGTGGCAAGAGACTATTTGCTGGTGATTCTGTCATTTTTGTTAGGTAAGTTTTGGGATTCTTTCCCTTTTGCAAAAGCTTGTCCTGTGGAGTGTAAATGTCATCTTACATTTTGCCTTATGATGATTTAGGGATGAAAGGCAGCAACTTCTACTTGGAATCAGGCGGGCTAGCCGACAACCCACTAATATATCTTCTTCAGTACTTTCAAGTGACAGTATGCACATAGGAGTGCTTGCTGCAGCGGCCCATGCTGCAGCCAACAATAGCCCATTTACCATATTTTACAACCCAAGGTGAATAAAGTTTCTACACTGTTATTTCCGACCATGATAGCTCTAAATAGCCTTTTTATGTAAGTGAGTAGCTACCAAACTGATTTATCTGAAATATGGACTTTCAGGGCTAGCCCTACTGAATTTGTCATCCCATTTGCCAAATACCAGAAGGCACTGTATAGTAACCAGATATCTTTAGGAATGCGATTTCGGATGATGTTCGAGACTGAGGAATTAGGGATGAGAAGGTACAGCAGCTCTTTTTATCTTAAATTAATAGCTCTACTTGGCAATACAAGCATTCAATTCATATTTCTTTGTTCAACACAAAGAATGATATCCATGTTTTTGTTGCCTATTGTATATTACTAATTAAATTATTTAATGTTTTCAGGTACATGGGTACAATAACTGGGATAAGTGATCTAGATCCTGTTCGATGGAAAAACTCCCAGTGGCGCAACTTACAGGTTGGATTGCTGAGCCACATCATTGATGGCAGTCTTGGTTTGTATTCTTCCTTTTATGTTTCTATCCGATTCACAGATTTAATGTTAATTGGTAGGTTGGCTGGGATGAGTCTGCAGCTGGTGAAAGGAGGAACAGAGTTTCAATGTGGGAGATTGAACCAATTGCTGCTCCTTTCTTCATATGCCCTCAGCCTTTCTTTGGTGTAAAGCGCCCTAGGCAATTAGGTAAAGAATCCTTAAGATTCATTTTCAGTATTAGATTGGCAATGCAAACAGCATATCACTATTGTAATCACTTTTCGTAGTTTACATGGTTCATTTTTATATTTAAATTAACAGATGACGAGTCATCAGAGATGGAAAACCTTTTCAAGAGGGCAATGCCTTGGCTTGGTGAGGAGATATGCATAAAGGACGCTCAGACCCAGAACACCACAATGCCTGGTCTGAGCTTGGTTCAATGGATGAACATGAACAGACAGCAGAACTCCACATTAGCTAATACAGGCATACAGTCCGAGTACCTGCGATCTCTAAGTAACCCTGCCATGCAAAACCTTGGCGCCACTGAGCTTGCAAGGCAGTTATATGTGCAGAACCATCTTCTGCAACAAAACAGTGCACAGCTTAATGCTTCCAAGCTCCCTCAGCAAATGCAACCTATCAATGAGCTGTCCAAGGGAGTGCTATCGTTTAATCAACTCGATGTTATTACCAATCAAGAACAGAAGCAAGAAGCTGGCAACCAGCAGAGGCAACAGCAGGCCAGTAACCAAGCAATTCCTTTAAGCCAGGCTCAAGCCAGTCTTGCCCAGGCCCAGGTAATTATCCAGAATCagatgcagcagcaacagcagcaacatcTGTCTCCAACTAAGAACGAGCAAGGGACCAGTGACCAACAGCTGCTTCTTTCCCAGCAACAGCAGGACCAGAATTTGCAACTACAGCAACATCAGCAGCTTTTACTTCAGCAactgcagcggcagcagcaacaTAATCAACAGCTAAATAAATTGCCTGGTCAGCTCGTGAATCTGGCTGGTCAGCAGACTCAATTATCTGACCAGGAACTTCAGTTGCAGCTATTGCAGAAACTACAGCAGCAGGCACTCATATCACAGCCAGCGGTTACACTCTCAAGATTACCACTAATACAGGAACAGCAGAAGTTACTTTTGGACATGCAGCAGCTGTCGGGTTCTCGTTCACTTGCGCAGCAGCGGATCATGCCTCAGCAAGATAGCAAAGTTTCACTGCAAGCATCACCATCGCCACCACCAATGAAGCCGGAGCAACAGCAGAAGCTTTCACAGAAACAAGTGGCA
Proteins encoded in this window:
- the LOC117840094 gene encoding auxin response factor 5, whose product is MKQSPASSGVAPAAAAASAGGAPPEGERKAPAINADLWYACAGPLVSLPPVGSLVVYFPQGHSEQVAASMQKDIDAHVPSYPNLPSKLICLLHSVTLHADPDTDEVYAQMTLQPVNTYGKEALQLSELALKHARPQMEFFCKTLTASDTSTHGGFSVPRRAAEKILPPLDFNMQPPAQELQARDIHDTVWTFRHIFRGQPKRHLLTTGWSLFVGGKRLFAGDSVIFVRDERQQLLLGIRRASRQPTNISSSVLSSDSMHIGVLAAAAHAAANNSPFTIFYNPRASPTEFVIPFAKYQKALYSNQISLGMRFRMMFETEELGMRRYMGTITGISDLDPVRWKNSQWRNLQVGWDESAAGERRNRVSMWEIEPIAAPFFICPQPFFGVKRPRQLDDESSEMENLFKRAMPWLGEEICIKDAQTQNTTMPGLSLVQWMNMNRQQNSTLANTGIQSEYLRSLSNPAMQNLGATELARQLYVQNHLLQQNSAQLNASKLPQQMQPINELSKGVLSFNQLDVITNQEQKQEAGNQQRQQQASNQAIPLSQAQASLAQAQVIIQNQMQQQQQQHLSPTKNEQGTSDQQLLLSQQQQDQNLQLQQHQQLLLQQLQRQQQHNQQLNKLPGQLVNLAGQQTQLSDQELQLQLLQKLQQQALISQPAVTLSRLPLIQEQQKLLLDMQQLSGSRSLAQQRIMPQQDSKVSLQASPSPPPMKPEQQQKLSQKQVALADMSDVAFPSITPTNVVSKAGSSLMIPGAAQSVLTEELPSCSTSPSTANGNHLAHPNIGRNDHCKVNTEKVPQSSALMSIPTSVEAVTAAPVMAKELLNHNVKENVITSKSPTCGTGPDNLLNIVPSTDNLETASSATSLWPTQTDGLLHQGFPTSNFNQQQMFKDALPDVEIQDVDPTNNAFFGISNDGPLGFPMETEGLLVSALNPVKCQTHMSTDVENNYRIQKDAQQEISTSMVSQSFGQSDIAFNSIDSAINDGALLNRNSWPPAPPPQRMRTFTKVYKRGAVGRSIDIGRYAGYEELKHALARMFGIEGQLEDRQRIGWKLVYKDHEDDILLLGDDPWEEFVNCVKCIRILSPQEVQQMSLDGDLGNNVLSNQACSSSDGGNAWRPRCDQNPGNPSIGFYDQFE